The following coding sequences are from one Gossypium raimondii isolate GPD5lz chromosome 4, ASM2569854v1, whole genome shotgun sequence window:
- the LOC105779087 gene encoding glutamate receptor 2.8, whose protein sequence is MIWMNILVFSDPKGGGGGGTKVGVKSESGGGMMENIAEAKKVVHVGVILDVNSPVGSVVNACLSMAISDFYGAHPNFRTRLSPHHRNSDDALAAAFTALELIDKEEVDAIIGPQTSKQARFVIDVGRKAQVPVISYSATSPSLSTTQNPFFVRVALDDSTQAKVITAIVQAFEWHEVILIYEDTEYGSDLIPYLAYEFQQVDIRLSSRFSFSPNDSKLRILKKLNKVMAMQTRVIVVHTSSSFGSKLFFLAKDVAMISEGYVWIITDGLSSLLDPMGVKAFGFMQGVLGIRPYIPQSKGLKNFKRKWQSRIHSSSTKLNIFGYWAYDTIWALAKAVEMIPQESSSVNGENHHRNTSQFPVIKVSKRGKMILNGLLKTKFKGLSGDFSLVGGQLQSSTFEIINVIDNEEKVIGYWTLENGLTRKPDKAKNGKSMSKYELKPPIWPGNTKDKPRGWTTPIGGKKLNIAVPHKPGFEAYLKVAQDPYTKEFIITGFSHDVFEEALALLSFPVPRKLIPFPIGPNGGTYDELLSNVKNQTYDAAVGDITILANRSQYVDFTLPYLQSDVSMVVKIKDDERNNMWIFLKPLSWDLWLTTGVAFVCTGLVVWILEHRINNEFRGSAHQQVGTVFWFSFSILVFAHREKIINNLSKFVLIIWIFVVLILTQSYTASLASMLTVQRLEPTIIDIDELKMNGDFVGYETGSFVKDLLVKQLDFDESKLRDYGTAEEFDKALSKGSQNGGVGAIFGARHCVNLFLAKYCDKYMIVGPTYNTDGLGFAFPRGSPLVPVISRAILSVIENKSKMDAMEHKYFLHLKACQKTISSSSLGLYSFGGLFIITAVASVSSLIIYFTKFLQSHWTTIHTVHHDSSFWSKISELVKHFYDQSLYPLPATNSTLQSVEALHDVENEVVDTVVIVGNVSSSTL, encoded by the exons ATGATATGGATGAATATACTTGTTTTCTCAGACCCCAagggaggaggaggaggaggaacaAA GGTAGGGGTGAAGTCGGAGAGTGGTGGTGGAATGATGGAAAACATTGCAGAAGCGAAGAAGGTGGTGCATGTTGGAGTAATCCTTGATGTGAATTCACCAGTTGGATCGGTGGTAAATGCATGTCTTTCCATGGCAATCTCAGATTTCTATGGTGCTCATCCTAACTTCAGAACCAGATTGTCTCCACACCATAGGAACTCCGATGATGCTCTTGCTGCTGCTTTTACAg CTCTAGAGTTGATTGATAAGGAAGAAGTTGACGCCATCATCGGGCCCCAAACGTCAAAGCAAGCTAGATTTGTGATAGATGTCGGCCGAAAGGCCCAAGTTCCAGTTATTTCGTACTCAGCTACAAGTCCCTCGCTCTCTACAACCCAAAATCCTTTCTTTGTTCGAGTAGCCCTAGATGATAGCACACAAGCGAAAGTCATCACTGCCATCGTTCAGGCATTTGAATGGCACGAAGTTATCCTCATCTACGAAGACACTGAATATGGAAGTGATTTAATCCCTTACTTGGCATATGAATTTCAACAGGTTGACATACGACTGAGTTCAAGGTTTTCCTTCTCCCCAAACGATAGTAAATTGAGGATCTTAAAAAAGCTCAACAAGGTAATGGCGATGCAGACAAGAGTGATTGTAGTGCACACGAGTTCTTCCTTTGGGTCTAAACTCTTTTTTCTTGCAAAAGATGTAGCCATGATTAGTGAAGGATATGTATGGATCATCACTGATGGATTATCTAGTTTGTTGGATCCTATGGGAGTTAAGGCCTTTGGTTTCATGCAAGGTGTTTTGGGTATAAGGCCATACATACCGCAATCTAAGggccttaaaaattttaaaaggaaatggCAAAGTAGGATTCATTCTAGTTCTACGAAACTAAACATTTTCGGGTATTGGGCATATGATACTATTTGGGCACTAGCTAAGGCTGTTGAAATGATTCCACAAGAGAGCTCTAGTGTTAATGGAGAAAATCATCACAGAAATACAAGTCAATTTCCTGTTATAAAAGTCTCAAAAAGAGGTAAAATGATCTTAAATGGGttattaaaaaccaaatttaaaggcCTCAGTGGAGATTTTAGTTTGGTTGGAGGACAATTGCAGTCTTCAACTTTTGAAATCATCAACGTGATAGATAACGAGGAAAAAGTTATTGGGTATTGGACCCTTGAGAATGGGTTGACTAGGAAACCAGACAAAGCTAAAAATGGAAAATCAATGTCCAAATATGAACTTAAACCACCTATATGGCCAGGAAACACGAAAGACAAACCCAGAGGTTGGACAACACCAATTGGTGGTAAGAAGTTAAATATTGCAGTCCCTCACAAACCTGGCTTTGAAGCATATTTGAAAGTGGCACAGGATCCTTACACCAAGGAGTTCATTATAACAGGGTTCTCTCATGATGTCTTCGAGGAGGCATTAGCGCTATTATCTTTTCCAGTTCCTCGCAAGCTTATTCCTTTCCCCATTGGTCCCAATGGAGGAACATATGATGAGCTTCTTTCCAATGTCAAAAATCAG ACATATGATGCTGCAGTGGGAGATATAACAATTCTTGCAAATCGGTCTCAGTATGTTGATTTTACATTGCCTTACTTGCAATCAGATGTGTCAATGGTTGTGAAAATCAAAGATGATGAGAGAAATAATATGTGGATATTCTTAAAGCCACTGAGTTGGGATCTTTGGTTAACGACTGGAGTAGCCTTCGTTTGTACAGGATTAGTAGTATGGATTTTGGAACATCGTATCAACAACGAGTTTAGAGGTTCCGCACATCAGCAAGTAGGAACAGTTTTTTGGTTTTCCTTTTCAATTCTAGTGTTTGCTCATA GGGAGAAGATAATAAACAACTTGTCAAAATTTGTGCTGATTATATGGATATTTGTAGTACTCATCCTCACCCAAAGTTACACTGCAAGTTTGGCCTCGATGCTAACAGTGCAACGTTTGGAACCGACAATCATAGACATCGATGAGCTAAAAATGAATGGTGATTTTGTAGGATATGAAACTGGTTCCTTTGTGAAAGACCTTTTGGTGAAACAATTGGACTTCGATGAGTCTAAGTTGAGGGACTATGGTACTGCTGAGGAGTTTGACAAAGCATTATCAAAGGGAAGCCAAAATGGTGGTGTTGGTGCAATTTTTGGAGCACGACATTGCGTGAatctttttcttgccaagtaTTGCGACAAATATATGATAGTAGGACCAACGTACAATACTGATGGACTTGGTTTC GCCTTTCCAAGAGGGTCACCTCTAGTCCCCGTTATTTCCCGGGCAATCTTGAGTGTGATTGAAAATAAGTCAAAAATGGATGCCATggaacacaaatattttttgCACCTAAAAGCTTGTCAAAAAACGATTTCATCCAGTAGTCTCGGCTTGTATAGCTTCGGGGGTCTCTTCATCATCACGGCAGTTGCTTCAGTGTCTTCTCTCATCATTTACTTCACTAAATTTTTGCAATCTCATTGGACTACAATCCACACCGTGCATCATGACAGTTCATTTTGGTCTAAAATTAGTGAACTGGTAAAGCATTTTTATGACCAATCTCTTTACCCTCTGCCGGCAACCAATAGTACTTTACAAAGTGTTGAAGCTTTGCATGATGtcgaaaatgaagttgttgatACTGTTGTTATTGTTGGCAATGTTAGTAGCTCTACTTTATGA